The following are from one region of the Malassezia vespertilionis chromosome 4, complete sequence genome:
- the YHM1 gene encoding high copy suppressor of abf2 (EggNog:ENOG503NUAX; COG:C; BUSCO:EOG09263JTO), producing the protein MSPPPRNTKETALARLLGSGTSGIAELLIFHPVDTIAKRLMSNKDKALPIAHVILRDSANASFGARFLSLFPGLGYAAGYKVLQRIYKFGGQPYFNDYLNKHHKKQFDSIFGERTGKSMMSAAAGSATGIGEVVLLPLDVLKIKRQTNPDAFRSRGFVRILMDENVQLYRGWGWTMARNAPGSFALFGGSAFAKEYIFKLKNYSDATWFQNFIASIGGSVASITVSAPLDVVKTRIQTTNFDAKVSGFTIIKDMIRFEGPSAFFKGLTPKVLVVGPKLVFSFTIAQSLIPWFGKFC; encoded by the coding sequence ATGTCCCCCCCTCCAAGAAACACAAAAGAgactgcgctcgcgcgcctgcttgGCTCCGGTACCTCCGGTATTGCAGAGCTGCTCATTTTCCACCCCGTGGATACGATCGCCAAGCGTCTGATGAGTAACAAAGACAAGGCTTTGCCGATCGCGCATGTAATCCTCCGCGACTCTGCGAACGCGAGTTTTGGCGCCCGTTTCCTGAGCCTGTTCCCCGGTCTTGGGTATGCTGCCGGATACAAAGTGTTGCAGCGTATCTACAAGTTCGGTGGCCAGCCCTACTTCAACGACTACCTTAACAAGCACCACAAGAAGCAGTTTGATAGTAtctttggcgagcgcacggGCAAGAGCATGatgagcgcggcggcaggcTCGGCCACGGGCATCGGCGAGGTGGTGCTGCTCCCTCTCGATGTGCTTAAGATCAAGCGCCAGACGAATCCTGATGCATTCCGCTCGCGTGGCTTCGTGCGTATCTTGATGGACGAGAATGTGCAACTGTACCGCGGCTGGGGCTGGACCATGGCCCGCAATGCGCCCGGCTCATTTGCACTGTTTGGTGGGAGCGCATTTGCGAAAGAATACATTTTCAAACTGAAGAACTACTCCGATGCGACGTGGTTCCAAAACTTCATCGCGTCGATCGGTGGTAGCGTCGCGAGCATTACCGTCTCTGCCCCACTCGATGTGGTCAAGACGCGTATCCAGACGACCAACTTTGACGCAAAGGTGAGCGGATTTACGATCATCAAGGATATGATCAGGTTCGAAGGCCCCAGTGCCTTCTTTAAAGGACTCACGCCCAAGGTCTTGGTCGTTGGGCCCAAGCTCGTCTTTTCGTTCACCATTGCGCAGTCGCTCATTCCTTGGTTCGGTAAGTTTTGTTAA